A single genomic interval of Vulpes vulpes isolate BD-2025 chromosome 3, VulVul3, whole genome shotgun sequence harbors:
- the SERPINE1 gene encoding plasminogen activator inhibitor 1 — MQMSPVSACLALGLALVFGEASASYSYQTRAAGLATDFGVKVFQEVARASKDRNMVFSPYGVASVLAMLQLTTAGETRRQIQEAMQFQIDEKGMAPALRQLYKELMGPWNKDEISTADAIFVQRDLKLVHGFMPHFFRLFQTTVKQVDFSEVERARFIVNDWVKRHTKGMIGNLLGRGAVDQLTRLMLVNALYFNGQWKTPFPESGTHHRLFHKSDGSTVSVPMMAQTNKFNYTEFSTPSGHYYDILELPYHGDTLSMFIAAPYEKEVPLSALTNILDAQLISQWKGNMTRQLRLLVLPKFSLETEVNLRRPLENLGMTDMFRPNLADFSSLSNQEVLYVSRALQKVKIEVNESGTVASSSTAIIVSARMAPEEIIMDRPFLFVVRHNPTGTVLFMGQVMEP, encoded by the exons ATGCAGATGTCTCCAGTCTCTGCCTGCCttgccctgggcctggcccttGTCTTTGGTGAAGCATCAGCCTCCTATTCCTACCAAACTCGGGCAGCAGGACTGGCCACAGACTTCGGAGTGAAGGTGTTTCAGGAGGTGGCACGGGCCTCCAAGGACCGCAACATGGTTTTCTCTCCCTATGGGGTGGCCTCAGTCCTGGCCATGTTGCAGCTGACAACAGCAGGAGAGACTCGTCGGCAGATCCAAGAGGCCATGCAATTCCAGATTGATG AGAAGGGCATGGCCCCTGCCCTCCGCCAACTATATAAGGAACTCATGGGGCCGTGGAACAAGGATGAGATCAGCACTGCCGATGCCATCTTCGTCCAGCGGGATCTGAAGCTGGTTCACGGCTTCATGCCCCACTTCTTCAGGCTGTTCCAGACCACAGTCAAACAGGTGGACTTTTCAGAGGTGGAGAGAGCCAGGTTCATCGTCAACGACTGGGTGAAGAGACACACAAAAG GCATGATTGGAAACTTACTGGGCAGAGGGGCCGTGGACCAGCTGACGCGTCTGATGCTGGTAAATGCCCTCTACTTCAACGGCCAGTGGAAGACGCCCTTCCCAGAGTCAGGCACCCACCACCGCCTCTTCCACAAATCTGACGGTAGCACTGTCTCTGTGCCCATGATGGCTCAGACCAACAAGTTCAACTACA CCGAGTTTTCTACCCCCAGTGGCCATTACTATGACATCCTGGAATTGCCCTACCATGGGGACACTCTCAGCATGTTCATCGCTGCTCCCTATGAAAAAGAGgtgcctctctctgccctcaccaACATCCTGGATGCCCAGCTCATCAGCCAGTGGAAAGGGAATATGACCAGGCAGCTCCGCCTCCTGGTTCTGCCTAA GTTCTCCCTGGAGACCGAAGTCAACCTGCGGAGGCCCCTGGAGAATTTGGGCATGACCGACATGTTTAGGCCAAACCTGGCGGACTTCTCAAGTCTTTCAA ATCAAGAGGTGCTGTATGTGTCGCGGGCACTGCAAAAAGTAAAGATTGAAGTGAATGAGAGTGGCACAGTGGCGTCCTCCTCTACTG CCATTATCGTCTCAGCCCGAATGGCCCCGGAGGAGATCATCATGGACAGACCCTTCCTTTTTGTGGTGCGGCACAACCCCACAG GAACAGTCCTTTTCATGGGCCAAGTGATGGAACCCTGA